A single region of the Streptomyces sp. NBC_01803 genome encodes:
- a CDS encoding acyl-CoA carboxylase subunit beta produces MEEATHAGSARAVEKQHAKGKLTARERIDLLLDEGSFTELDEFARHRATAFGIGKNRPYGDGVVTGYGTVDGRPVCVYSQDFTVFGGSLGEVYGEKIVKVMDFALKTGCPVIGINDGGGARIQEGVAALGLFAEIFRRNVHASGVVPQISVVVGPCAGGAVYSPAITDFTVMVDQTSHMFITGPDVIKTVTGEDVGFEELGGARTHNTLSGVAHHMAGDEKDAFEYVKALLSYLPSNNLSEPPAFPQESDLEVSPEDEELDALVPDSANQPYDMHEAIEHVLDDREFLETQALFAPNIITGFGRVEGYPVGVVANQPMQFAGCLDINASEKAARFVRTCDAFNIPVLTFVDVPGFLPGTDQEYNGIIRRGAKLIYAYAEATVPLITVITRKAFGGAYDVMGSKHLGADLNFAWPTAQIAVMGAQGAVNILHRRTLAALESTEEREAERARLTQEYEDTLLNPYTAADRGYVDAVITPSQTRRYVVRGLRALRAKREQLPPKKHGNIPL; encoded by the coding sequence ATGGAGGAGGCCACACACGCGGGCTCGGCCCGGGCGGTCGAGAAGCAGCACGCGAAGGGCAAGCTGACGGCCCGCGAGCGCATCGATCTGTTGCTCGACGAGGGATCGTTCACCGAACTGGACGAGTTCGCCCGGCACCGCGCGACCGCCTTCGGCATCGGCAAGAACCGTCCCTACGGCGACGGTGTCGTCACCGGCTACGGCACGGTGGACGGCCGACCGGTGTGCGTCTACTCCCAGGATTTCACCGTCTTCGGCGGCTCGCTGGGCGAGGTCTACGGCGAGAAGATCGTGAAGGTGATGGACTTCGCGCTGAAGACCGGCTGTCCGGTCATCGGCATCAACGACGGCGGCGGCGCCCGCATCCAGGAGGGCGTCGCGGCGCTCGGCCTGTTCGCCGAGATCTTCCGACGCAACGTGCACGCCTCCGGTGTCGTGCCGCAGATCTCGGTCGTCGTCGGTCCCTGCGCGGGTGGCGCGGTCTACTCGCCGGCGATCACGGACTTCACCGTGATGGTCGACCAGACCTCGCACATGTTCATCACCGGCCCCGACGTGATCAAGACGGTCACGGGCGAGGACGTCGGCTTCGAGGAGCTGGGCGGCGCGCGCACCCACAACACGCTCTCCGGCGTGGCGCACCACATGGCGGGCGACGAGAAGGACGCCTTCGAGTACGTCAAGGCGCTGCTGTCCTACCTGCCGTCCAACAACCTCTCCGAGCCGCCGGCCTTCCCGCAGGAGTCGGACCTGGAGGTCTCGCCGGAGGACGAGGAGCTCGACGCGCTCGTCCCGGACTCGGCGAACCAGCCGTACGACATGCACGAGGCCATCGAACATGTCCTGGACGACCGGGAGTTCCTGGAGACACAGGCACTGTTCGCGCCGAACATCATCACCGGCTTCGGGCGGGTCGAGGGCTACCCGGTGGGCGTGGTGGCCAACCAGCCGATGCAGTTCGCCGGCTGCCTGGACATCAACGCCTCGGAGAAGGCCGCCCGTTTCGTGCGGACCTGTGACGCCTTCAACATCCCGGTGCTGACGTTCGTGGACGTGCCCGGCTTCCTCCCGGGCACCGACCAGGAGTACAACGGCATCATCCGGCGTGGGGCCAAGCTGATCTACGCGTACGCGGAGGCGACGGTGCCGTTGATCACGGTGATCACCAGAAAGGCGTTCGGCGGCGCCTACGACGTGATGGGCTCCAAGCACCTGGGCGCCGACCTCAACTTCGCCTGGCCCACCGCCCAGATCGCGGTGATGGGCGCGCAGGGCGCGGTGAACATCCTGCACCGCCGCACCCTGGCGGCGCTGGAGTCCACCGAGGAGCGCGAGGCCGAACGGGCGCGTCTGACCCAGGAGTACGAGGACACGCTGCTCAACCCGTACACCGCCGCCGACCGCGGCTATGTGGACGCGGTCATCACGCCCTCGCAGACCCGCCGTTACGTGGTGCGCGGGCTGCGCGCCCTGCGGGCCAAGCGGGAGCAGCTCCCGCCGAAGAAGCACGGCAACATCCCGCTGTAG
- a CDS encoding adenylate/guanylate cyclase domain-containing protein, with amino-acid sequence MTVAGAEPGTPAPEPEDVDAPGTDDPEDDAENIALRMERLILGAERQYTPFQAARAAGVPMDLASRFWRAMGFPDIGQARVLTEADVLALRRLAGLVEAGLLSESMAIQVARSTGQTTARLADWQIDSFLEGLTEPPEPGMTRTEVAYPLVELLLPELEEFLIYVWRRQLAAATGRVVQAQDDDEMVDRRLAVGFADLVGFTRLTRRLEEEQLGELVEAFETTAADLVAAQGGRLIKTLGDEVLFAADDAGMAAGIGLRLVETLGDDPMMPELRVGIAFGTVTTRMGDVFGNTVNLASRLTSIAPKDMVLVDGAMRDELTSAGLAPQSEKAADAGGGRAAAYRFALQPLYQRPVRGLGIIEPWLLTRRG; translated from the coding sequence ATGACCGTGGCCGGGGCTGAGCCGGGCACGCCCGCGCCGGAGCCGGAGGACGTGGACGCCCCCGGCACCGACGATCCCGAGGACGACGCGGAGAACATCGCACTGCGCATGGAGCGCCTGATCCTGGGCGCCGAGCGGCAGTACACCCCGTTCCAGGCGGCCCGCGCCGCCGGGGTCCCAATGGACCTGGCGTCCCGCTTCTGGCGGGCGATGGGCTTCCCCGACATCGGTCAGGCGCGGGTGCTGACCGAGGCGGACGTGCTGGCACTGCGGCGGCTGGCGGGCCTGGTCGAGGCCGGGCTGCTGAGCGAGTCGATGGCGATCCAGGTGGCCCGCTCGACCGGGCAGACGACCGCGCGGCTGGCGGACTGGCAGATCGACTCGTTCCTGGAGGGCCTGACCGAGCCGCCCGAGCCGGGCATGACGCGGACCGAGGTCGCCTATCCGCTAGTCGAGCTGCTGCTCCCGGAGCTGGAGGAGTTCCTGATCTATGTGTGGCGGCGGCAGCTCGCGGCGGCCACCGGGCGGGTGGTGCAGGCGCAGGACGACGACGAGATGGTGGACCGGCGGCTGGCCGTCGGCTTCGCGGATCTGGTCGGGTTCACGCGGCTGACCCGGCGGCTGGAGGAGGAGCAGCTCGGCGAGCTGGTGGAGGCGTTCGAGACGACGGCCGCCGACCTGGTCGCCGCCCAGGGCGGGCGGCTGATCAAGACGCTGGGCGACGAGGTGCTGTTCGCGGCGGACGACGCGGGAATGGCCGCCGGCATCGGGCTGCGGCTGGTGGAGACGCTGGGCGACGACCCGATGATGCCGGAGCTGCGGGTGGGGATCGCGTTCGGCACGGTGACGACCCGGATGGGCGACGTCTTCGGCAACACGGTCAACCTGGCCAGCCGGCTCACCTCGATAGCGCCGAAGGACATGGTCCTGGTGGACGGCGCGATGCGGGACGAGCTGACGTCGGCCGGGCTGGCCCCGCAGTCGGAGAAGGCGGCCGACGCGGGCGGGGGCCGTGCCGCGGCGTACCGTTTCGCGCTCCAGCCGCTGTACCAGCGCCCCGTCCGCGGCCTGGGCATCATCGAGCCCTGGCTGCTGACCCGGCGGGGCTGA
- a CDS encoding diguanylate cyclase domain-containing protein: protein MGDESRLRAVVELAQGMAAAQGLAELARAAVDGAGAALGGSAAVLSVWERERGRSRVLAETGEPSAGEERPGPWASGDEPCVRTDAGGRRMVVPVVLDGRVWGELSVTRDAGAEAFGPGERDFASVLAAVIAAGIVQYERLAEARRLAFTDPLTGLANRRAVDIRLDEALEEHRATGAVISLVVCDVNGLKKVNDTYGHATGDRLLERFGAVLSRCGAAVPGALAARLGGDEFCLLAVGTRAAEVERAAEEVCRRAQELDLGEGVACGVASTGEAIGRPLSARRLFRLADAAQYRAKAARSPVPVVAGRGGRYDVVVALADAPARRGGERRRFRGRRPGA, encoded by the coding sequence ATGGGTGACGAGAGTCGGCTGCGGGCCGTGGTCGAGCTGGCGCAGGGGATGGCCGCCGCGCAGGGACTGGCCGAGCTGGCGCGGGCCGCCGTGGACGGGGCCGGTGCCGCGCTGGGCGGGTCCGCCGCCGTCCTGTCCGTCTGGGAACGGGAGCGCGGCCGGTCGCGGGTGCTGGCGGAGACGGGCGAGCCGTCCGCCGGGGAGGAGCGGCCCGGGCCCTGGGCGTCCGGCGATGAGCCGTGTGTCCGGACAGACGCCGGGGGGCGCCGGATGGTCGTGCCCGTCGTGCTGGACGGCCGGGTCTGGGGCGAGCTGTCCGTCACCCGCGACGCGGGCGCCGAGGCGTTCGGGCCGGGGGAGCGGGACTTCGCCTCGGTGCTGGCCGCCGTGATCGCGGCGGGCATCGTGCAGTACGAGCGGCTGGCGGAGGCCAGGCGGCTGGCGTTCACCGATCCGCTGACCGGGCTCGCCAACCGCCGCGCGGTGGACATACGCCTGGACGAGGCCCTGGAGGAGCACCGGGCCACCGGCGCCGTGATCAGCCTGGTCGTCTGTGACGTCAACGGGCTGAAGAAGGTCAACGACACCTACGGCCACGCCACCGGGGACCGGCTGCTGGAGCGGTTCGGCGCGGTGCTGTCGCGGTGCGGGGCCGCCGTGCCGGGGGCGTTGGCCGCGCGGCTGGGGGGTGACGAGTTCTGCCTGCTCGCCGTCGGCACCCGGGCCGCCGAGGTGGAGCGGGCCGCCGAGGAGGTCTGCCGCCGGGCCCAGGAGCTGGACCTGGGCGAGGGCGTGGCGTGCGGGGTGGCGTCGACGGGCGAGGCGATCGGCCGGCCGCTGTCGGCCCGCCGCCTGTTCCGGCTGGCCGACGCCGCCCAGTACCGGGCGAAGGCCGCGCGGTCCCCGGTGCCGGTGGTCGCCGGGCGCGGCGGGCGGTACGACGTGGTGGTCGCGCTCGCGGACGCGCCCGCGCGGCGGGGTGGCGAGCGGCGCCGCTTCCGGGGCCGGCGGCCGGGCGCGTAG
- a CDS encoding acyl-CoA carboxylase subunit epsilon — protein sequence MFKVVRGNPTPEELAAAIAVMQARAAAASAGRGGRSGPVSQWSDPVRVVPRAVPAPGPRSWATSYWPS from the coding sequence ATTTTCAAGGTGGTCCGGGGCAATCCGACCCCGGAGGAGCTGGCCGCCGCCATCGCGGTCATGCAGGCGCGCGCCGCGGCGGCGTCGGCGGGGCGGGGCGGGCGTTCCGGCCCGGTCTCCCAGTGGTCCGACCCGGTCCGGGTCGTGCCACGCGCCGTGCCGGCCCCCGGGCCGCGCTCGTGGGCCACGAGCTACTGGCCGAGCTGA
- a CDS encoding biotin--[acetyl-CoA-carboxylase] ligase, with amino-acid sequence MTTSRGRWSDLDRPPLGVRALRDALIRPAGLWTALDVVEVTGSTNADLADAARAGRVGAGAVLIAEEQTSGRGRLGRTWSAPARSGLFFSVLLRPERHVPAARLTWLPLLAGVAAATALSRAAGVDAVLKWPNDLLVRVAGEERKFGGILAERVADADGGAVVLGIGLNVSLRAEELPVPGAGSLLLADAVSTDRDPLLRAVLRSLAEWYTRWTEAGGDAEAAGLHAAYEKCSATLGRRVRAELPGGGETRGEAVAVDDEGRLVIAADDGTRQPVAAADIIHLRAA; translated from the coding sequence ATGACCACTTCGCGCGGCCGCTGGTCCGATCTCGACCGTCCCCCGCTGGGCGTCCGGGCGCTGCGGGACGCCCTGATCCGGCCGGCCGGCCTGTGGACGGCCCTCGATGTCGTCGAGGTCACCGGGTCGACCAACGCGGATCTCGCCGACGCCGCCCGCGCGGGCCGGGTGGGCGCGGGCGCGGTGCTGATCGCCGAGGAGCAGACCAGCGGGCGCGGACGGCTCGGCCGGACCTGGAGCGCGCCCGCCCGGTCGGGCCTGTTCTTCTCCGTGCTGCTCCGGCCGGAGCGGCACGTGCCCGCCGCGCGGCTGACCTGGCTGCCGCTGCTGGCCGGCGTCGCCGCCGCCACGGCCCTGTCCCGCGCGGCCGGCGTGGACGCGGTGCTGAAGTGGCCCAACGACCTGCTGGTGCGGGTGGCCGGGGAGGAGCGGAAGTTCGGCGGCATCCTCGCCGAGCGCGTCGCGGACGCCGACGGCGGCGCGGTGGTCCTCGGCATCGGCCTCAACGTCTCGCTGCGCGCCGAGGAGCTGCCCGTGCCGGGGGCCGGCTCGCTTCTGCTGGCGGACGCCGTCTCCACCGACCGTGACCCGCTGCTGCGGGCGGTGCTGCGCTCACTGGCCGAGTGGTACACGCGCTGGACCGAGGCGGGCGGCGATGCCGAGGCGGCCGGCCTGCACGCGGCGTACGAGAAGTGCTCGGCCACGCTGGGCCGCCGGGTGCGCGCGGAGCTGCCCGGCGGGGGCGAGACGAGGGGCGAGGCGGTGGCCGTCGACGACGAGGGCAGGCTGGTCATCGCGGCCGACGACGGCACGCGGCAGCCGGTGGCAGCGGCTGACATCATCCACCTCCGGGCGGCGTGA